The Serinus canaria isolate serCan28SL12 chromosome Z, serCan2020, whole genome shotgun sequence genomic interval gctggcacacagggGAAGCTCAacagcactgcacaggacaCACATTTCCACATCTCCATACTTCcaacagagcagcaaaggaCATCTTCTACACCTCAAGGCAACAAACTTCATGCCAAAGCTCCATCTGCAAACTAGACCTTTGAAGTCactcccctctctcctcctgttCCCCCAAAATTTGTGTCACCTCCTCAGGCAAAGGACCAGACACCTCAGAACAGGGTCACTGCAGCTGTAATGTGATAGAGAGTCCTGAAAAGGCATTTCCCATCTGGGACCTGGTCCCATGAGCTCGTGATGTAAATTAAAGAGACAGGATCCCAAAACTAAACTCCAGTGGTACTCAGCAGTATAGTTCTAGAAAcagttttttctctgctttttgagGAAGCAATACATGTTTTCCTGCAGTAAGTTACTGTATTATGTGATActtgtggttttttattttatgcataGATACAacatttaaaacctttttttttacaaaagtttattttccacAAGGAAGAGCAATAggaaaaattaaactgttttcCACATACTGTTTTCTTAAAACAAGAGTCTACAAGGACATATTCAGCaccaaaactaaaaacaaacaaaaaaagtacaAACAGGCATAGAATATAATCTATAAAGCAAACATTTAATATTGCACTTTGTTTCTCTAATGTTTGGATTTTACTTACTTTTTCCTAATTCAGATCAGAATTCTCTATCAAATACTGGGTTTCAACTGTGAACCTGAAGTTTTATAATGCTGAGAATAGACCAATATTTGTGGGAGAGTAATGCCTCAGAATAATTTAAACTGGAAGTCTTTATTTGATAACCTTATACAATTTTTCATCCTAATCACAAAGATGCCAAGTCAATTACTATGATATTGGTCAATCCTGCCTCATATGCAATTTTTCATTGTATTGTGGTAAGTACTTTAATGCTATGTATATCAGCAATTGTTCCCTAGTCTGTAAAAagaacataaaaggaaaaaaaagtaaaaccacCAAATGCCCTTTTATACCAACAATCCcatcagctttaaaaattgtCTGGTTGGAGAGGGTAGAGGGAAGGGACATCCACAAAATTGGCCTAGTAACATCATCTCATTTCCTCCTCGCCAATATTCCTGCTCAAAGCCCAAGCCTTTTAACTGAATCACTTAAAACGCGACTCATTTGTATTTTATCACCCTGTTGTCATTTTTGAAACATGAATGATCTTTCATGTTCTCATAAAGGCCACTTATGGAAAAGCCTACTATTTTGTCGCATTTATGAAGCCTTAAAAACAAGGCAAAGGTTTTTAAAAACGAGCACCATGCAGAAACACCAGCCTCCCCTCTCCCACTCTCTTCTGAGCTTTTTTATTGCACAAGGAGACAGGTATTTGATGGATTAGACCTTGATTTGTTCAAATAGTCAAGACCAGAATAGTGTCCCTTTGTCAGTGATCTGTGTTCCACGGTTTCTGAAGAGCAAAGTTGACTTTCATTGTACATCTCCAGCATGTAAGCACTGGTATTTGTTAGCACAGGTAATGGCTCCATTGCACTCTTTTTCCTGTGGCACACTCAAGGGCAAGTGCTCTTTCCATACGGTTTCCTGTATTCTGCATGGATGCATGGTATAATTcagtgttgtttgttttaaagctcTTGAGAGTGCCACAGAAGATGCAGTTGTCAAAGCACTTCCAGCTAACTCATATTAAAGTATGGCTGGTAACACTGATGTTTCTCGCTTTAATTACACTTCTAATCTTGTACAGTATCATAAACCCTGAAGGTAATACAAAGTGCACAAACTGAGCTCTTAGCATAAaagaagcttttcctgcagtttgaAATATACTTTCTACTAGACTCATCACATATAGAATTTTTGGTGATTAAGTAgctatatataaaaataaatttactttccCTTCCTATCCCTACTACTTGAGATATTGATCTGTCTGTGAATCCTGGACAGTGTATGACCACTTCCTTTTAATAGTCTTTTGAGGAACAGCTGGTgtctgctggtgctgctttcatttatgccttttttttaagagcttcACAACTTGAACATCTTTTTTCATaatgcagaaagagaaatgggaatGAGAAGGATTTGGTAACTTTTGTGTATGTCCTTATTCCAGATCTCCCTCTCaagtaaagaacaaaaaacaaaacacaaacacaaaaaaagaactAACTCAACAGTGCAACGTAAAAAAACAAATAGCATTCCAACAGTTTGGCAAGTGATGAGTTCACCTGAGATTAAGTGATTTTTAGGCAGTCTGTaacaaaatgctgctttgcGATAATAGTAGAAAGGCAACAAATTCttaaaagaaatcaagaaagTATACAATCTTGATGAAGTCTATTAGTTTCTTTCTATTAACTCTCCACCCTCCCTCCCTATCCCCATATCTGTTGCTTATCTACTACAGTAGGCTGCAAAACATACAGCAAGAAGGATTGGCTTGAAGGCATTTGATGTTTGTAAAGTAAATCCACAATAGGATCCAAGCTGAGGAGGTGATACATGATCAGCCTACTAGGACAATTCTGAGCATGTGCATACGCAGGTAAAGTCCAGGctacattaaattaaaaaaaaataaaagtcagtgCATTTGTCAAAGTCTGttactgttgggttttttgtttgtttctttcttttttgtcaaaGCTTTCTTTTGCTCCTTATTGTGCGGACCACAAGACATAAGAAAGGGGTAACAACTGTCTGGAGTAAATGAGAAAAAGCTGTAGTGACACTGAACCGCACAATGTAAGCAATAAGCATGTGCAAATTTCCAAATTGTAAGAGGAAGGCAAACCTCTCTTAATGTGGTTTGAGTGTTTGGACACACACGACTGTAGGTTAGTAAGGCTGCTCCTAGTATGTGCCAGTATTTaagagggaggggggaaagctCAGTTCTTCAAGCATGTGGAGCAGTCCTACAATGTTACTGTAGGCTTCAAAGCATGATCACAGGTTGTTTTCACTTATTCACCACAAAGGCAAGAGCAAACCCACTTTATCTGAAAGTGTGTCTCCACTATGATGCCTTGACCTTCAACATGGCAGGTATGATTCCAAACCCAAGTCAAGTCAGCTTCTTATGGATTCTTTCAGCGAGAAGGACAAGATGGTCTGTCATCTGTGGGCTGATCTGGGTTTGGATCAAtctaaacaaaacagaaaaaaatacaacaagCCAATGTATTTTTAGAACTAATTGctagaaaataaatcaatccAAACACCAAAATTTTTAAGACCAAGACATTCAGAGATGAATGGTATCTCCAGTCCAAAAATTACTCAGGTAACTGAAGTATCTCTAAAAATTAGATAAAATTTGAATTGATAATTACTAAGTATAGTGAAACAATTTAAACTGCATTGATGGTAGCTTAAGAATAAACACaaacatggaataaaaaaataataaaaaatctgcTATAGTAGCACAAATGTTCTAAATTATTTATTGCATAGTAAGAAGACAACCAGACTCATTGCTTTAACACGTAActtaaaatactaaattttGGAAGACATTTGACTTAAAAAGGCACAAAATTATTAGTTAAAAGTTCTTCTATTTAATTTGTAAGTAATGAATCTtgaaaaaacccataaaatgtTTCAGAAGTTCAGGTGTACCACACCATTATCTCCTCTTCTTTTCAACCAAAAGATGGAAGTGAAGAACATGGTCTCTAACTTAGGTCTCCAAAAACAATAGGAAGTATAGCTTAAGTGGGCACTATATAGTTTGgtcagttattttaaaatgacatttttagaaCAAAGGAAAAGCTTACTTCTAAATATTTAGGGTACCTAAAATAAAAAGCCACAGAGTTGTATTACGCTTATGTTACAGAAGAGGCACAAAAAACAtgccactcactcactcactaGCAGATTAAGTGcttcaagaggaaaagaaacaagcaagAGTGGGTGGATCCAGGCAAGATTTAGCCAAAGGacactattttattttgtcctaTACCActgcttttccctgaaaaatatgAACATGGCTTTTATAGGTTTTGAAGCCTGACCTTGTACCCCACATATTGAGTGACTTTCACAGAACTTAACTTGCAGACAGAAATGTTTGAACTGTTCATTTAGAGAAACCTGAGCCAGAAAGAACACCTTTGTATCTTCTCTGCATGGAAATTCTGACCAGTAATACATacaaagagctgaaaatacAGAGTACTTTTAGAGAGCAGAGGTGAAAAACAGTTTGTTGTGCCTCTATTGACTCACATGTTGGTATTCACTAATGTCATGTATTACATTTATAATGCAATATTACTTCTGTAATTTGCCAAGAGAGTGCAAAACAATTTCAGAATCTCCATGAAGCATTACAATAGTGAAGAATCCTGGGAAATTTTTGATGCAATTTACCTGCACTTCGCTAAAACTAAGCTACCTTTTTGCTTATTTGTCCTGGTTTTCATGAAGTAGAAATAGTTTCTTACATTTATTCCACATGACAGAATTCAAAGAATCAGTGCATTCATAGTTATATTTTAAGGTACCTACTTCTGAATAGAGGGGTGGAGGCAGAAAACGAAACTCCTGAATGTATGCAAACAGTGGTCCTGGAAGCGCTCTCTCAAAGTCATCACAAACACCTAAGGGTGCAAGGCTGGACTGCCGTTGTTCCTCCGTAACCACTTCTGCATagctgggaggtgctgcagggaaaaggcaCACGCAGTTCGAACAACAAGTTCTTATGCATGTCAAAACATATAACATGATAAATATTAAACTTTTATATTGTAAAATGCACCAGCATTTAGATAAATTACTTCCATGATTTTTACACAGTTACCGAACATGAAAAAAAGGGTAGGTTGCTATAGTTTATTTTACAACTGTGCTCAAATTCAACAGCAGACTGACCATTGTTCATTGTGGCTTAATTATCACCTTCAAATTTGAAGTATACTCAGAATACTGAATTTCTGTTACaagcagaaatgacagaataTTGCACTCCTCTGGACCCCATCATCAGTCTGGGATCTGTACATTAAAACCCCCATATGTTTATATGCAAAAAGAGAGAAGCTACAGAGCTTCTCTGCTGACAAAAGAGATTCCCACTGAAAAGGATTACATTATCCTTTCAAAATGTCTTGGCTACTAAGGATGATAAAGGTCATGCTAACTGCTACTCTGACAGGTTACCCTGATTTACAACCAAGGATACAGTTGGGATACTGGAGGCAGAATTAATTCTGCCCAGGTACAATGGCATTCTGTGCTTTCACTTGTACCAGCTTCCAAGAAGCTGCATTCCACTGCTTGTACACCTGAGAGAGGAAGGCAAAGAGGGGAACTCCATTCTTCCACATAGAGCAAGCAGGTAGCAAGGAAACATCCATGAAGGACCTTCTATGGACCTTATTATGAAGAACGCAATTTGTGTCTGTTTGCAAGACAGCAATGAATAAAGcacacaaaaatcaaaacagacttGTTTTGTCAGGTTACCTTCTGGTCTTTCGGGCAGTGTCAGACCAAGCCAATTCATGTTCATGCTACACTGGCTGCTTACACTTGATGTTCTGCTACCAAATGGGTGTAGAGGAATGGTGCCAATGACCAGTGGTAAGTTAAGGAATAAATCCATGGCGCCAGGAATATCCACATATACctaaagaacaataaaaaagtaTAGATTAAAAATAGGTTTGAATGAGCACTTCCTAATTATTACACTAAAATCTCCAGCCATGTGATTTTTCACAAAtgtctgaaatttcattttgttcattttagAGCCAATGTCCCTGTGCAGATAAATACCCCTACAAGATAAAGGCAGCTCTGTACTCTTAACACAAGTCCTCACATAGAGATGTCACATACCCAGAACACATTTCCTTAGAACATGCAAGATTTAAACTGAATTTACTTATAGAATTCTTGTTAGGACACCTGATGCTAGgctatgtattttttttttaactagtcAGCAGTTCACAATGCTTTGTTAACAATTTGCAAGGAATCATGGAAACTACTCATGCTCCAATGATACAACCCAACATACCATCAGTGAATACTCCACACGGATTATACTACAGTCAAGGATTGAAGGAGAAACAGGTGGAATTTTCAACTGCTTGCCATTCCAGGTTTCTGTTTTGCCAGATGACAAGGATTCCCCACGCAGGCTGGCAACAAGCTGTTTGActtccttcattttccctttgGCATAAAATGCCTGTGTTTGGTAAATGGCTGCCTTTGGCACCACCACACGGGAAGAGCAGTTCTCAATCTCAGCAAAGATCTGAATTGATTCACCTGAAACAAAgcaacatttcatttttcctatGTATTTGCAAGGCAGCTGAAGCAAATTTCCATATACTGTGTATTGTTATAAGGCACTGGATGCTGCTAGCAATGCTCCACACTTTGAGCAATATCCACTAGTGCTAGCAGGAGTAAGGTCACCATGAGGTAAATCTAATAGAAAAATGCACAGGCCCAATAAAAGCAGATGTCCTTTAACAATATGGAGACAGAGCAAGCTAACAGAATCAGTCATTTAAAATAGCAAGAAAGATGAATGCAAACCAAAATGTTAAGAATAgtttaagtatttattttatataacaGCAGCTAAGCACACACAGTCATtttaaaagggaaggaaaaacatttcctaTAATTACTTCTGTTACGTACCTGGGGTGTAGCCCTTCCTTTCAATTTTGGCACTTAAGGATATTGGGCCTGAGGTACAAAACCAACAACAgagagttttttcttttgtgcctGCTTGGGGtgactgcaagaaaaaaacagtattttccatttaataGAGTGCTCCATGAATCTTTTAATCTGTTCTAATCAACAccaaaaaaatttcattatatACATGCTATGCATTTAGATAAGCATATCTGGTTTTatttagaggaaaaaacctcaagCAAATTGCACTATGCAAACCATAAGCTTTATCCTAATTCCATACTCATTAACATTGTTTTTTTTGCTGCACTTCATACTacagttacatttttaaaaagtttttatacataaataaatttagCACAGCTTATGGAAAGGCTTTATAGCCTACATATCCCACCATATTGCTGAAGAGCTTTTAATTTACCAGTAAACTAGAATGTCTATCTCTATGCAGTATAGCATTTCAGAAACAGTAACTAAGGTAAAGTACTGTAACCTTGACTCCTGCTATTTCCTGTTTCAAAACGATCCTGTATTATTTGTATTAAACAGACTTTGTTATTTTACATGACATCAAGATTTCGGACTTGATCCTAAGCCCATTAAAGTCAAATGAGAGTATTtgattttaatggaatttgGGCAAGGCCAATGTCCCCTTGCGAGTCTGATTTTTCACCCATACACACAAGAAACCTATTTCAATggattttgagattttttttcccctctccataGGAGGTGAATTTGAAGAAGAGTGGGGGGGACTGGAATTTTAGGCCTGATTGAATTCAAATCCTCATTGACAGGAGATGTgatactgaaattattttaatgaaatgatACTTCAGAAAAAGATTACAGAGCATTGTGATAATTTCTCCCCATTGGTAGAAAGCTATCCATATGAAAATGATCAATTATGCACACCAGTACATTATTTACTTTGCAATTTAAGTTTGCAGTCTGACACATTAAGTCTTTTAAGTGTCACTGCTCTTTCTTCAGAATCAAAGAAGAACGGTTCTTGAAATTTTCCTTCTTACTCACACTTAACAATTTAGTATTAATTAAAATCGACAAAACCATTTTACGTATCTTAAAAGTAAAGCAACTCCAAGTACAGGAAAATGTAGCTTTCAAAATGGAATAATTTACAGAGTTGCAGAACTTATGTAATACTTAGAAGATTGGCTGAAACTAAGTGTCAAGTAAGTATTAGATAAGGTATTAGGTAAAATTACATATGGATATTGTTTCAGTTATTAAACTTCGCTATTTTTTATgccagaaacaaaaaatgaataattctGTCAATTCTTACCAGTAATGAAGGAGTGTTGATATCTATATGTTCAAAGACTGTAAATTCCTTCTTTAATTTTACTGGTAGAAACCAAGGCCTATGCAATTCGGCTTTCACCCAATAGCGCACACTGCCATGTCTGCCTTCGAATGAGGTAGCAAGTGGTCTGTGCAGGACACAAAGGTCAAAACTGAGTAAAGTCTTT includes:
- the ARRDC3 gene encoding arrestin domain-containing protein 3, translated to MVLGKVKSLTISFDCLNDSNVPVYSSGDTVSGRVSLEVTGEIRVKSLKIHARGHAKVRWTESRNAGSNTAYTQNYTEEVEYFNHKDILIGHERDDDNSEEGLHTIHSGRHEYAFSFELPQTPLATSFEGRHGSVRYWVKAELHRPWFLPVKLKKEFTVFEHIDINTPSLLSPQAGTKEKTLCCWFCTSGPISLSAKIERKGYTPGESIQIFAEIENCSSRVVVPKAAIYQTQAFYAKGKMKEVKQLVASLRGESLSSGKTETWNGKQLKIPPVSPSILDCSIIRVEYSLMVYVDIPGAMDLFLNLPLVIGTIPLHPFGSRTSSVSSQCSMNMNWLGLTLPERPEAPPSYAEVVTEEQRQSSLAPLGVCDDFERALPGPLFAYIQEFRFLPPPLYSEIDPNPDQPTDDRPSCPSR